A window of the Branchiostoma floridae strain S238N-H82 chromosome 12, Bfl_VNyyK, whole genome shotgun sequence genome harbors these coding sequences:
- the LOC118428138 gene encoding ubiquitin-fold modifier-conjugating enzyme 1, producing the protein MVDAATKKTLSNIPLLKTKAGPRDRDLWVQRLKEEYQALIQYVENNKKEDNDWFRLESNKEGTRWFGKCWHYQDLMKYEFEIEFDIPITFPTTAPEIAIPELEGKTAKMYRGGKICLTDHFKPLWGRNVPKFGIAHAMALGLGPWLAVEIPDLISKGLVQHKDDQQQQK; encoded by the exons ATGGTGGACGCCGCAACCAAGAAAACTCTAAGTAACATTCCTCTTCTCAAGACGAAAGCCGGGCCTCGAGACCGAGATCTCTGGGTCCAGAGGCTTAAGGAAGAGTATCAGGCACTCATTCAG TatgtagaaaacaacaagaaggaAGACAATGACTGGTTCCGACTGGAGTCCAACAAGGAGGGGACAAG GTGGTTTGGGAAGTGTTGGCACTACCAGGACCTCATGAAGTACGAGTTTGAGATTGAGTTTGAC ATCCCAATCACTTTCCCGACGACAGCACCAGAAATCGCTATTCCTGAACTGGAGGGGAAAACAGCCAAGATGTACAG GGGAGGAAAGATTTGCCTGACGGACCATTTCAAGCCGCTGTGGGGAAGGAACGTCCCAAAGTTCGGTATAGCGCACGCCATGGCGTTAGGG CTCGGACCATGGCTAGCAGTGGAGATTCCTGACCTGATTTCTAAGGGGCTCGTGCAACATAAAGATgatcaacaacaacagaagtAG
- the LOC118428013 gene encoding uncharacterized protein LOC118428013 — MEGRQPSQDARASPVQLLLKTEDPFDLNLTDSRPSVGDWGLDAAGVFFLPVTWDRSYTHLCSIFTAFKEATGDRKNPKARLEFPSSLSIEDRGDVQGTARNFGLGANSSGIGKERFLTIYTSSNQAKKAKDALNKAQKGKRLTPQQEKEAMDMWRCWQAVGGEGRKFSQKEVLEMVCTGQVDPELRDVYPRWLRAGKPDRNVPTARQGPRTSQELFDNIQWLKPESGQVGQVFYNKVHLSESGAPPGVKDSYWTPEARGSTRVLSHAEAMPTHGLTHALVCTSQVLDSYILNFFPPSVALSVVCPADSSSPPLAHRTMLQCPHHPADSTVMDSPCDCADKRQVDVIHPKNSRRLHANFCVLRYEAHVRLVVTSAPFSEQGWTRQGQLGWFCDLPLSFTPEVTQQAGYWAALRDQPLASDLEFILCQLGVPQQTVWSLLTDADFTAVSACVRLIPCVPGRVWPRTQDLLPYMYVPFKRTYLTEALYSFSPE; from the exons ATGGAAGGACGACAGCCTTCTCAAGATGCTAGAGCATCTCCGGTACAGCTACTTCTCAAAACGGAGGACCCCTTTGACCTGAATTTGACAG ACAGCCGCCCGTCCGTGGGAGACTGGGGTCTGGACGCTGCAGGAGTCTTCTTCCTACCTGTCACCTGGGACAGGAGTTACACGCACCTGTGCAGCATCTTCACAGCTTTCAAG GAGGCGACTGGTGATAGGAAGAACCCAAAAGCCAGGCTGGAATTCCCCAGCTCCCTGTCCATAGAAGACCGAGGTGATGTGCAAGGCACTGCAAGGAATTTTGGACTGGGAGCAAACAGCAGTGGAATTGGGAAGGAG CGTTTCCTGACCATCTACACTTCCTCGAACCAAGCCAAGAAAGCTAAGGACGCTCTGAACAAAGCCCAGAAAGGGAAGCGCCTCACCCCCCAGCAGGAGAAGGAGGCCATGGACATGTGGAGATGCTGGCAGGCTGTCGGTGGGGAGGGCAGGAAG TTCAGTCAGAAGGAGGTACTTGAGATGGTGTGTACAGGCCAGGTGGACCCGGAGCTGAGAGATGTGTACCCGAGGTGGCTGCGAGCAGGGAAACCTGACAGGAATGTGCCTACAGCCAGACAGGGACCACGGACATCTCAGGAACTCtttg ATAACATACAGTGGCTGAAACCTGAGTCAGGACAGGTGGGACAGGTGTTTTACAATAAGGTACACCTGTCGGAGTCAGGAGCACCACCAGGTGTGAAAGACAG CTATTGGACCCCAGAAGCCAGGGGTTCCACCCGGGTGCTGTCCCATGCGGAGGCAATGCCGACCCACGGCTTAACCCACGCTCTAGTCTGCACCAGTCAAGTGTTGGACTCCTACATTCTCAACTTCTTCCCACCTTCTGTGGCACTCTCTGTCGTCTGCCCTGCT GACAGCAGTTCTCCTCCCTTGGCACACAGAACAATGCTACAGTGTCCCCACCACCCAGCAGACAGTACCGTGATGGACTCCCCTTGTGACTGTGCTGATAAGCGTCAGGTGGACGTCATCCACCCCAAAAACTCACGCAGACTCCACGCCAACTTCTGTGTCCTGCG GTATGAAGCCCATGTGCGGCTGGTGGTGACCTCTGCCCCCTTCAGCGAGCAGGGCTGGACCAGGCAGGGTCAGCTGGGGTGGTTCTGTGACCTTCCCCTCTCCTTTACTCCTGAGGTCACACAACAGGCGGGCTACTGGGCAG CCCTGCGTGACCAGCCCCTGGCCTCAGACCTGGAGTTTATCCTGTGTCAGTTGGGCGTTCCTCAGCAGACGGTCTGGTCGCTCCTGACCGACGCAGACTTTACCGCTGTGTCCGCCTGCGTCCGGCTCATCCCCTGTGTACCAGGCAGGGTCTGGCCTAGG ACACAGGACCTCCTGCCTTACATGTACGTGCCATTCAAGAGGACGTACTTAACTGAAGctttgtactcattttcacctgagtag